A region from the Hemitrygon akajei unplaced genomic scaffold, sHemAka1.3 Scf000082, whole genome shotgun sequence genome encodes:
- the LOC140722660 gene encoding uncharacterized protein → MAHQRVHTRGQPFTCTVCGKGFTASSNLQRHQRVHTGEKPFTCSDCGKGFTQSSHLQSHQRVHTGEKPFTCKVCGKGFSQSSNLQNHQRVHTGEKPFICSECGIGFTQSSQLLAHQSVHNGEWPFTCSVCGKGFTQSSHLQGHKRVHTKERLFTCSVCGKGFTQSSQLQNHQRVHTGEWPFTCSECGKRFTQSSTLLSHQRVHTGERPFTCSVCGKRFAHSSTLQRHQRVHTGERPFNCSVCGKGFSQSSILQSHQRVHTGEKPFTCSACGKGFTQLSSLQSHQRVHTGEKPFTCSVCGKGFTRSSILQSHQRVHTGEKPFTCSVCGKGFTQLSSLQSHQRVHTGEKPFTCSDCGKNFTRSSQLLAHQSVHTGEKPFTCSVCGKGFSESCRLLSHQRVHTGEKPFTCSDCGKGFTQSSNLQNHQRVHTGEKPFSCSVCGKGFTRSSHLQNHQRVHTGEKPFICSDCGKGFTQSSTLLSHQRVHTGQKPFTCSVCGKGFTRSSTLQSHKRVHTGEKPFTCSICGKGFSESSTLLSHQRVHTGEKPFTCSVCGKGFTQSSHLQNHQRVHTGEKPFTCSVYGKGFTQSSQLLAHQSVHSGDWPLL, encoded by the coding sequence atggcacaccagcgtgttcacaccagggggcagccattcacctgcacagtctgcgggaagggattcactgcatcatccaacctacagagacatcagcgagttcacactggggagaagccgttcacctgctcagactgtgggaagggattcactcagtcatcccacctacagagtcatcagcgagttcacactggggagaagccgttcacctgcaaagtctgtgggaagggattctctcagtcatccaacctacagaatcatcagcgagttcacactggggagaagccattcatctgctcagaatgtgggataggattcactcagtcatcccaactactggcacaccagtcagttcataatggggagtggccattcacctgctccgtctgtgggaagggattcactcagtcatcccacctacagggtcataagcgagttcacactaaggagaggctgttcacctgctcagtctgtgggaagggattcactcagtcatcccaactacagaatcatcagcgagttcatactggggagtggccgttcacctgctcagaatgtgggaagagattcactcagtcatccaccctactgagtcatcagcgagttcacactggggagaggccattcacctgctcagtctgtgggaagaggttCGCAcactcatccaccctacagagacatcagcgagttcacactggggagaggccgttcaactgctcagtctgtgggaagggattctctcagtcatccatcctacagagtcatcagcgagttcacactggggagaagccgttcacctgctcagcctgtgggaagggattcactcagttatccagcctacagagtcatcagcgagttcacactggggagaagccgttcacctgctcagtctgtgggaagggattcactcgatcatccatcctacagagtcatcagcgagttcacactggggagaagccattcacctgctcagtctgtgggaagggattcactcagttatccagcctacagagtcatcagcgagttcacactggggagaagccgttcacctgctcagactgtgggaagaatttcactcggtcatcccaactactggcacaccagtcagttcatactggggagaagccgttcacctgctcagtctgtgggaagggattctctgagTCATGCAgattactgagtcatcagcgagttcacactggggagaagccattcacctgctcagactgtgggaagggattcactcagtcatccaacctacagaatcatcagagagttcacactggggagaagccgttctcctgctcagtctgtgggaagggattcactcggtcatcccacctacagaatcatcagcgagttcacactggggagaagccatttatctgctcagactgtgggaagggattcactcagtcatccaccctactgagtcaccagcgagttcacactggacagaagccgttcacctgctcagtctgtgggaagggattcactcggtcatccaccctacagagtcataagcgagttcacactggggagaagccattcacctgctcaatctgtgggaagggattctctgagTCATCCACGTTattgagtcatcagcgagttcatactggggagaagccattcacctgctcagtctgtgggaagggattcactcagtcatcccacctacagaatcatcagcgagttcacactggggaaaagccattcacctgctcggtctatgggaagggattcactcagtcatcacaactactggcacaccagtcagttcacagtggggactggccgttgttatga